Within Amycolatopsis sp. FDAARGOS 1241, the genomic segment CGTCACCAAAGCGGCGCAGTCACCGCGACGGCAGCCGTATCGCCAGGTCGGCGCTGTGCCGCCACGGCGGCAGCCGCATCACCACGGCGGCGGCCGTGTCCGCGGTGGCGGAGCAAGCGGGGCAGGAAAGCCCGCGGTTCGTTAGGCGGCTGATGGATCCAGCCACAGCGAGCTGCAGCACACGGGTGTGTCCGGGTGCGATGAGAGTCAGGCCCACGGGCACAGCATGGACAGGAGCACGGTGCGCAGCCGGACGCACCACAAACAGCGCACCGGCTGTCCTCAGGCCCAACGCCGCAGGTCCAGAGCCAGGGCCGGGCGAGCACAAGAGAACACGCCGGGCGGGTCCAGTGGGCCCCCGTGGCCGTACGTCCGGGCAGACAAATCCGGCGAAGCCGCGATTGTGCGTCCACCTCGCGGGAATGTCCGGATTTCGTGAATTCCCCACGGCTAAAATCGGATCCGATCCTGGGTTGCCGGGTAGGTGGGCTGCCGCGTGCGGGAGCGCGGTGGGCTCGCCGGCCCGGCGGCCGTGTCGAACGTCGGAGGCAACGCTGGCCATGGCCGCACCCGAAGAGTCCGCAGTCGGACGCGAGACCGTCGCGCACGCGTTCGGGCCGTTGGGTCCGCTGGCCGACCTCGTGGTCGAACGGTTGCTGGTCGGGGACCGAGTGGCGGCGTCGAAGTTCGGCAGCGGCAAGGCGATCGACGATCCCGCGCGCGAGGAGCAGGAGCTGGCCGCGGTGCGGACGCGCGCGTTCGCACTCGGGCTCGACCCGGAGCGCACCGCGGGGTTCTTCCAGGACCAGATCACGGCGAGCAAGCTCGTGCAGCGCGGGCTGTTCGACCGCTGGGCCGCGAACCCCGAACAAGCCCCCACGACCAGTCCGGACCTCGCCGAGATCCGAGCCGAGCTGGATGTGCTGACGACGTCGCTGCTGAACGAACTCGTGGCCACCGACGCGATGCGCCGGGTGGAGGTCCTGCGGGCCGAGATCTCGGCCGACGTCGCCGACCACCTCGACGAACTGCACCGCGACGCATTGAAGACCGCGCTGCAGTCGATCCGCTGAGCCCTACTTCGAAGGCGGCGCCGACGGGGCCGGGGCCTTCGCGGCCGGCGGCGGCGCGGCCTTGTAGGTGTCGAGGTCGGTGATCTTCCACGTGTCGCCCTGGAGCTGGGCGTCGACGTGCAGCTGGGCGGAGCCCGCGGTCGTCTGCTTGGTGTCGGCGCGCGTCGAGGTCTGGTCGACGAACACCATCACGCGCGCGAGGTCCCCGTTGAGCAGGATGACGGCACTGCGCGAGACCTTGCAGGTCACCACCATCTTCTGCTGCGGCGCCAGGCGCTTCACCTCACCCATGAGCGAGTTGTACTTCGCCTTGACGTCGTCGTTGGCCAGCAGGTTGGCGGCCGCGTCCTCGGTCTTCTTGATGTTGTTGTAGTCGTAGGAGAACAGCGCCTCGGTCGCCTTCGAGATCTGGTCCTTGACCTGCGCGGTCTTCGCGACGTCGAGCAGCGCGGTGTTGCTCGTGCTGTCGGACACCGAGTCGTACTGCAGCTTGAAGATCACGGCACCCGCGGCGAACACGAGGCCGACCACGAGCAGCACCACGGTCAGCGCGACGGTGCGGTCCTGCCCCTTCTTCGCCGCCCACGGCGCGGCCGGGAACGGCGTGCCCGCCGCCTCCTGCTCGGCCTCCTCGACGTCCACCGGCTTCG encodes:
- the aroQ gene encoding gamma subclass chorismate mutase AroQ, with protein sequence MAAPEESAVGRETVAHAFGPLGPLADLVVERLLVGDRVAASKFGSGKAIDDPAREEQELAAVRTRAFALGLDPERTAGFFQDQITASKLVQRGLFDRWAANPEQAPTTSPDLAEIRAELDVLTTSLLNELVATDAMRRVEVLRAEISADVADHLDELHRDALKTALQSIR